The following proteins come from a genomic window of Pseudomonadota bacterium:
- a CDS encoding TonB-dependent receptor, whose protein sequence is MLGVINLITRKGEPDRLGLDAKTGSHRLQRYNLEGAIRDGGLAAWGNLNYLNSDGAGVRVKRDALSDDPLNAGVSLAPGSTREWVERGDINGGFAIDDLQLQLQYLDHRDGGFFGPGKALSDETEMERSYFWSELSWKKSFFDGTLQVRPRISFDRHVLDSKLGLRPPGFTGPQGEVFPDGKLEIQSGVVRALTANLQFDWQLGADHLFSCGGEFRYTVLDQVSFRANFDPLPLPELIDVTDHFSWMAEARRRFYSVYAQDQWRLNAQLFLVAGLRFDHYQDFGSEVSPRLALVYQPRPWFRIKAAYGESFAAPSFRSLYKQAQGGPFLGNPELDAETGRCYELDFEFELGRDLDLSLALYRNEFEDLIREETNRVTAGKIMFANEDEVVTHGVEFGLVRRFSGFLEGGDLRFNLAYAHARDQDGEPLAGISRWLSLAALNFRLWPGLNLNLTCQYVGRTERVARVACAGFPDYLLADVTLRAVNHALLPPGVEVFVAAHNLFSEDYAYACTSGELPDGYPRPGVSFEVGCRVKF, encoded by the coding sequence ATGCTGGGGGTGATTAATCTGATCACCCGCAAAGGGGAGCCCGACCGTCTGGGCCTGGACGCGAAAACCGGTTCGCACCGGTTGCAGCGCTACAATCTGGAAGGGGCGATTCGAGACGGCGGCCTGGCGGCCTGGGGGAATCTTAACTATCTCAACAGCGATGGGGCCGGAGTGCGGGTCAAGCGGGACGCGCTCAGTGATGATCCGCTGAACGCCGGCGTTTCCCTAGCTCCGGGCTCCACTCGGGAATGGGTCGAGCGCGGCGATATCAATGGCGGCTTCGCCATTGATGACCTGCAGTTGCAGCTGCAGTATCTCGATCACCGTGACGGCGGTTTCTTCGGCCCCGGCAAGGCCCTGAGCGACGAGACCGAAATGGAGCGCAGTTATTTCTGGAGCGAACTCAGCTGGAAAAAGAGTTTTTTTGACGGCACCCTGCAGGTCAGACCCCGAATCAGTTTCGACCGCCATGTTCTTGATTCTAAATTGGGTCTGCGGCCGCCGGGATTTACCGGGCCCCAGGGCGAGGTTTTCCCGGACGGCAAGCTGGAGATTCAGAGCGGTGTCGTGCGGGCCTTAACCGCGAATCTGCAGTTTGACTGGCAGCTCGGCGCCGATCATCTGTTCAGTTGCGGGGGGGAGTTTCGCTATACGGTGCTGGATCAGGTCAGTTTCAGGGCCAATTTCGATCCCCTGCCCCTGCCGGAGCTGATCGACGTCACGGATCATTTCAGCTGGATGGCGGAAGCCCGGCGCCGGTTTTATTCGGTCTACGCCCAGGATCAGTGGCGTCTTAACGCACAACTTTTTCTGGTGGCCGGGTTACGCTTTGATCATTATCAGGATTTTGGATCGGAAGTCTCCCCCCGTCTGGCCCTGGTCTATCAGCCCCGGCCGTGGTTTCGCATCAAGGCCGCTTACGGTGAATCTTTTGCCGCGCCTTCCTTTCGCAGTCTTTACAAACAGGCGCAGGGCGGTCCTTTTTTGGGTAACCCCGAGCTTGACGCGGAAACCGGCCGCTGTTACGAGCTTGATTTTGAGTTTGAACTGGGGCGCGATCTCGATCTGAGCCTGGCTTTGTACCGCAATGAATTCGAAGACCTGATCAGGGAGGAAACGAATCGGGTGACTGCCGGCAAGATTATGTTTGCCAATGAGGACGAGGTGGTGACCCATGGGGTTGAATTCGGCCTGGTGCGGCGTTTCTCAGGTTTTCTCGAAGGCGGCGACCTGCGTTTCAACCTCGCCTATGCTCATGCCCGGGATCAGGACGGCGAGCCCCTGGCCGGGATTTCCCGCTGGCTCTCGCTGGCGGCGCTTAATTTCAGGTTGTGGCCCGGTCTCAATCTCAATCTGACTTGTCAGTATGTCGGCCGTACCGAGAGGGTCGCCAGGGTGGCATGCGCAGGTTTTCCCGACTATCTGCTTGCAGATGTCACCCTGCGGGCTGTCAATCACGCCCTGCTGCCGCCGGGGGTCGAGGTTTTTGTCGCCGCCCATAATCTCTTTTCGGAAGATTACGCCTATGCCTGTACCAGCGGTGAGCTTCCCGACGGTTATCCGCGTCCCGGCGTTTCTTTTGAGGTCGGCTGTCGGGTTAAGTTTTAG